In one Salvelinus sp. IW2-2015 linkage group LG26, ASM291031v2, whole genome shotgun sequence genomic region, the following are encoded:
- the LOC111952782 gene encoding heat shock factor-binding protein 1, which translates to MAETDPKSVQDLTNVVQTLLQQMQDKFQTMSDQIIGRIDEMSTRIDDLEKNIADLMTQAGVEEIEGVKEPQVKEGQGS; encoded by the exons ATGGCAGAAACTGATCCAAAGTCAGTTCAGGACCTTACCAATGTG GTCCAGACGCTGCTGCAACAGATGCAGGATAAGTTCCAGACCATGTCAGACCAGATCATCGGAAGAA TTGATGAGATGAGCACCCGCATCGATGACCTGGAGAAGAACATTGCTGACCTCATGACCCAGGCAGGCGTGGAGGAGATCGAGGGGGTCAAAGAACCGCAAGTCAAAGAAGGACAAGGGTCATGA